One Vibrio sp. CDRSL-10 TSBA genomic window, CTGGCGAATCGCTGGAGTTTTGAGAACTGGGCTAAAGGCAAACTGGAGCAACAAATAGACCAGAAGTCACTGACGGCTCTGGTATTTATTGATATCGATAACTTCAAAACAATTAATGACAGTTATGGTCATCAGATAGGCGACCAGGTGTTGAAACACTTTGCTCAACGCCTGAAAAATAACGTCCGACACCGCGATCGGGGGACAGAACAGGACGACTATTCCATTGCGCGCTTTGCCGGCGATGAGTTTGTCATCCTGCTTTATGGGGTAAAGAATAAAATCGATCTCGACCATATACTTGAGCGTATCAGCCACCTTTTTCATGACAAACTACAAGAAGAGAACCGCACCTTGTTTAAACAGCTCACCGTCAGTGCCGGTGCCGCGCTGTTTCCGCACGACGCCAATACCCTGGAAGAGTTGACCCGCTGCGCAGATAAGGCGATGTATGCCGCCAAGCATCATGGCAAGAATCAGTATTGCTATTACCATACATTATCTGAAACGCATTCTCTCGAAGGCGCGATAACTCACAACACAGTCACACCTCTGCGCGCGGTCAGGCAGACATGTACATCAACCACAAGCCAGTGATAGCAAACACCACCAGCCAGATAGCATAACGGGCCGTATTAGGTTTATCAGGTTTGGGCTTGATCACCGGGCGCATCGCGACTCGCCTGGCTCTGCGGGCAACTTCCACGATCGAGGGTTCTTCAAGCTGTCTCTGCTCTTCTCGCTTTTGTTCCGCATGATTCGCCGCACGGGTAAAACGTTGCAGTTGATCCAGCGTTAAGTCTTTGTCCGGGTCATAACGCGGGTTTCTGATCAGTATGTTTGGGAAGTACAGCCATAGTGACCTCCTCACTATTCTCTATCTCGTTGGTCGTCATCCACTGATTTTGTTACAGCATATTATTTCAAACTAAGTCCAAATCATTGACCAAAAATAACTGCGCTATAACACGTGATGACACGCAAAACATCAATCACAAGCATTACGGGCTTTCAGGGCTTAGTGCCTCGCCAAACAGCCGCGTTAATCAAATCTATTCTTGTGGGTAAAACCTATTCTTGTGCTTAAAAAACCGCTGATTTAAGTATAGTTGAGAGATAAAAATCCGCATCATTCACAAGGTTGTTCAAATATCTTGAATGACTGCCTCAACTGTAACGGCTCCTCTTTCTAGTGCACTGCACTACAATTGCGCCATGTTCTACCAACGGAGAAGAACCATGAGCAAAGCAAGAGCCATTCGACAGTTGATCCCTGCACAAGCCACCTCAGACGGTGACGGCGTTAAAATTCGTCGTGTTGCAGGATTTAACAACGCGAGTTTCTCTCCATTTTTGATGGTAGATGAATTGAAATCCGATGACCGCGCCGATTATGTCGGTGGTTTTCCACCTCATCCGCATCGTGGTATCGAAACCCTGACTTATATGATGCGGGGACACTTTCAGCATCGTGACCATATGGGCAATGTCGGCGAGCTTCGCAGTGGCGGCGCACAATGGATGGCGGCTGGACGCGGTGTGATTCACAGCGAAATGCCGATTATGGAAGACGGCGATCTGCACGGTTTCCAGATTTGGATTAACCAACCGGCTCGCGACAAGATGATCCCGGCTCGCTACCATGATTTTCAGCCGGAAAGCATCACTGAACATAGTACAGAGACACTGGGCTTACTGCGCGTATTAGCCGGGGATATCAATGCCAATGGTGACCAATTGCAGGGGCCGCTGACACAAACCGGTGTACCAGCAACCGTCGCAGACTGGCGTGCAGGTACAGGCCAGTCACTGGCCATGCGTACCATTGAGACCTACAACATGATGGTGTACGTCTACCAAGGGGCGATTAATATTGATGGTCATCTGGTCAAGCAAGGTGAGATGGCGATGTTAACGCATGGCGATCACGCAGAATTGGCTGCCCTGCAATCCAGCGGCGCACTGATTTTTTACGGTGAGCCGATTCATGAGCCAGTGGTCCATTACGGTCCGTTCGTCATGAACAGCATCGATGAAATTGAGCAGGCGATTAACGATTACAACAGCGGTATTTTTGAGACGTATTAATCGAAACATCAATCAACCCAGATGTTGATTGACCAAAGAAGTGCTTAAAAGCGTAAGTGATTAACTGATTTCCTGATTGACTGTTTTGCCGAGCCTACATGGTCTCAGCTCTCGACACAAAAAGTGAATATCCACTGCCATTCCTTTTTGTTTTTGCCACACTCATTACGAGTGTGGCATTTTTATTGGCGCTCACTTCTGTGCCAAAACGGAGCCGTCACGACAAACAGGACACGCCAATTGATGGCCAGCGGGCAGAATCTGCAAAGCTCGGCCCAACCACCAACTACTTATTACAGGTATTCACACAAGTAAGCGGTAGTTGTTGCCACTTTTACATCAAACGATGAATCACCTTCAACATCGAACGCTTCGCCTGCGTTAAAGGTCTGCCAGTCTGCATCAGTGGTACGTTTAATAGTCAGCGCACCGCTCACTACTGTCATGCGTTTCCGGCGCACCTGTGCCGAACGTGTACTCACCGACAGACATCACACCCACACTGATGGTGTTTGATTCCTGCTGAAAAGCCAGAGATTTTACATTCCCGTCGAAATAGGTGTTTTCCTTAATCATTTTTCTTCCTTGTCAAAGTGTATTCATCACTAACCTGTGTTAGCTGACTGTTTTTAACCTAAGTTTGACCATTACACAAGATGTAAACCATGCTTTATAACAGCCGACTGCCATCACTACCGCATAAAACAGGCTGCGGCAGATCAGTTAACCTCAGGTATGCAAATAAGTTAGCCAGGGGTATTAAGCAATTACGGCATTTCATAGCCGACAATTTGGAATAAGGATCATTCTTTGATGCGAGGAGTTTGCTCTGCGGCAGCCACTCAGACACTCTATCTCACATCGAATTTAAGGATATTTCTTCAAACAGAGTCAGCACGGGAGCAAACAGCGTGGCGACAGGTAATCAAGGAAATCGAGCGGAAAACAGCCCTGCCGGGCCGCGCTTTGGCAGTATAGCCACCAAAGCGCTTTTCTGGCTCGGACTGTGTGCCATGGCCGGTGGATTTGCCGCCCTGATCCTGGTCAGTTACCGTGATTATGTCGACCAAAGCCACGTTTACGGCACCTGGATCGAAATTGGTACGCCCGCCTATCAGACTGATGTTCTGACCCTCAGCGATCAGGGCGTATTCCGCAACGGTCGCATGGTCAGCACCCAATTTGAATTTGACGGTAAAACCATCTCCGTCAAAACCGGCGGTGGTATCAGCCTTTATCAGATGGCTGGAACCCCTAACTCGCCACAGCTCAAGCGTCTCGAACCCGAACTGCCTGCGCAACGCTTTATCAAACAAGGCTATGAACATACCGTCAGCGATGATCAGGTCGGCGGTCAGGTGCGTCGTGCCGCGCTGTCCGACCATTTTAGTGAAGAGTGAAACAGAGCAGGCATTCCCACCTCCAGGTGTAAACAGAGCTTAACCCGTCAGCACGTCGTCTTCGGGATACTTAAGCAGACTTGCCTGCGGACGAGCCAGCATATAAGCCAGCGTCAGCGGACCAATACGGCCGATGATCATCACCACAATCAGGATGTATTTACCCGGCTCGGATAAATGAGCGCTCAATCCGGCGCTGAGCCCCACTGTCGCAAATGCAGATATTGTCTCAAACAGCACCTGTTCAAAACTGGCTTGCTCTGTCAGCATGAGTAGAAACATCGCCACCGTCAGCAAAGCCCCGCTGACAACAATGATGGCGAGCGATTTAGTCACCGTTGGCCAGTTCACGGTACGCTGAAACATCACCACGTGTTTCTTCTGGCGCAAGAATGCCCAGGTCGCTGCCACCGCCACGGCAAACGTCGAGACTTTTATCCCGCCACCGGTTGACGTAGAAACCGGCACCAATCAACATCAGCATGATCATAATCAACATCGCAGGCTGAGTGAGCTGCGTCACATCGATACTATTAAATCCGGCAGTGCGCGCCGTAGCAGACTGAAAAAAGGCTGCCAGCCATTGCTGCCAGACCGGCAAAGCTTGCATTGTCGCAGGGTTATTATGCTCCAGCAGCCAGAACAGTACCGTCCCGGCCAACAGTAAAAACGCAGTTGCTGCCAGCATGATCTGGGTATGCAGGCTAAAGCAACGCCAGCCGTGGCGCCGATGCATCCACAAATCGCCGACGACAGTGAATCCCAGCCCGCCGAAAATAAACAGTCCTGCCAGTGTCAGCAACAGCATCGGCTCACCGGAATAAGCACTCATACTGTCTGAAAACAGCGAGAAACCAGCGTTATTAAACGCCGATACAGCGTGAAATAACGCATAGAACATGCCCTCTGCCCAGCCCATTTTCGGCACCCAATACCAGCACAGCAGCAGCCATCCGATACTTTCGGCAATCAGGGCAAAAATAATAATTCGCTTGACCAGATGCTGCAGGTTGACGGAGCGATCCTGTCCGAGCGCTTCTTTAGCAATCGCCTGTTGTTTGAGGCTCAGTCGCACCCCGAACAGATAAAGCAATACGGCTGACAATGTCATTTGCCCCAAACCGCCAATCTGCATCAGCAACATCAACAAAATCTTGCCTTCCAGAGTAAAATGAGAGCCGGTATCGACCACACCAAGACCGGTCACGCTGATCGCGGAAGTCGCGGTAAACAGAGCATCGGTAAAGCTAAGGCCGGTTTTAGAAAACACCGGTAGCGTCAGCAACACGGCCGCCGGCACTAACACCGAAAGAAAGCTGAGCAGAATGATTTTCGGCTCCGAGCCCTGACGCCGTTTTTTGTCCTGATCCGGGGTATAAAATATCCCGCTGCGTTCATGCTGTATCATAAGTTCTGCAACTGCTTAGTCAGGGTCTGCTGCGGGCCGACCACAATCAACATATCGCCGATTTCCAGCACAGTATCCAGTGAAGGAGAGCTAGTCACTTCCGGTCCGCGTTTAAATCCCAGCACCTGAATGCCTTTTTGATGATAAACCGGCATATCACCGATGCTTTTACCCATCATCTGAGAGCCAATGACCACCTCGGTCAGGGCGAGCCCGCTGCCGAGTTCGATAAACTCGAGAAACCCGGCGATCCAGCATCTTACGCGCAACCCTGATGCCCATGTCCCGTTCAGGCATAATCACGTGATCGGCACCGACTTTGTGCAGTATTTTGACGTGATACTTATCGTTCGCCTTCACCCACACCGATTTGGCACCGGATTCTTTGACCACTAAAGTAGTCAGAATTGAGGCATTGATATCTTCGCCAATCGCAATCAGCACCATGTCATACTCTTTCAGCTTGAGTTCAAACACTGTCTCTTCGAGGGTGCAGTTGGCAACAATGGCCTGGGTGGCAAAATTGAGCGCCATTTTGACCTTGTCTTCATCAATATCCACCGCCAGTACCTGAGCGCCCGCTTCCATCAACTCCTCACACACCGACAAACCAAATTGCCCCAGACCTATCACTGCAAACTGCTTATCACGAATCTTCATTCTTCTACCTTGTGCCAATCCGACGTCATGCAGAGTTTTCTTTCTGCCAGAAATAGAGAGTGCTAAAACGCTAAATTGTTCATTTTACATACCAAAGTTATATACCAATCCTGAGCACAACAACAATGTCCGCCGCATGTCATGTATAGAGAATAGCGAGCTTTTCTGGTAGTTTGTGCGGCAAAACTTTTCCTTTCACTTTTACTCACACAAGCACTCTCATGAGCATTGACGAACTAATCCTGCGCTTTGAACAATCCCCTTACCTGAAAGACTGGGACAACAGCGTACTCCTGATCACTCTGGCCAGTTTTCTGGCTTGGGGGATATGGCGC contains:
- a CDS encoding GGDEF domain-containing protein, with the protein product MLDAANESWWYLGFNIVCSLLVGSSLLYSRKHSFSLAGYVLTAVLLAQAVMLFSMGELHPNRLFWLYPIIATIIFINRFPVGLLLSGGFCLLSTLAIYSRHPGLGGEAMAADRLIISLLVLSIICNICAYLYTQAAEYIQSLYQEGLEDMAYTDRLTGLANRWSFENWAKGKLEQQIDQKSLTALVFIDIDNFKTINDSYGHQIGDQVLKHFAQRLKNNVRHRDRGTEQDDYSIARFAGDEFVILLYGVKNKIDLDHILERISHLFHDKLQEENRTLFKQLTVSAGAALFPHDANTLEELTRCADKAMYAAKHHGKNQYCYYHTLSETHSLEGAITHNTVTPLRAVRQTCTSTTSQ
- a CDS encoding pirin family protein; translated protein: MSKARAIRQLIPAQATSDGDGVKIRRVAGFNNASFSPFLMVDELKSDDRADYVGGFPPHPHRGIETLTYMMRGHFQHRDHMGNVGELRSGGAQWMAAGRGVIHSEMPIMEDGDLHGFQIWINQPARDKMIPARYHDFQPESITEHSTETLGLLRVLAGDINANGDQLQGPLTQTGVPATVADWRAGTGQSLAMRTIETYNMMVYVYQGAINIDGHLVKQGEMAMLTHGDHAELAALQSSGALIFYGEPIHEPVVHYGPFVMNSIDEIEQAINDYNSGIFETY
- a CDS encoding DUF2850 domain-containing protein, yielding MAGGFAALILVSYRDYVDQSHVYGTWIEIGTPAYQTDVLTLSDQGVFRNGRMVSTQFEFDGKTISVKTGGGISLYQMAGTPNSPQLKRLEPELPAQRFIKQGYEHTVSDDQVGGQVRRAALSDHFSEE